The DNA segment CCAGCTGCCATTCCTATGACACAACGATTAATCAGAGCGCAGAAAGTATCGCGGAAGTGACAGCTGCAGTGGTTGGAGTCTGATGCAGCAGAAGAGACACGTGCAAAATAAGCAAAAGAAGACTGATGTACCGGACAAGGACACCCAGAAAAGAGGTCAGAAAGAAGAGAAGGTACTGGAAGAGATCAGGCTGCCCAGGAATATGGTCACCAATGCTGAGCTACTTTTCGCAAAAGCCATGAAGTCTAAAAATTTTGCAGATGTTGCAAGCCCTTCTGAAGAATGGACAGGAAAGGCTCGCAGCGGCGCTGTCTGAGCTGGAGTcatcaaaaaaagaagaaatagtacCTAAAATTTGCAGTTTAAGAATGGTATTATTCTTTATAGTTTTGTTGCATATCTCGTTTTGTCTTCCCTCTGAATAAAAATGGCTTTGTTTTTAGCAAAATCTCCTGTTTGCTTATTATTGGGGCTTTTTAAGTGAACAACAGCACTCTAGACTGAATTTGGGCTTGAAGCTTCTTTTTGCATGGCTATGGTCATCATAAACACCTGAGCAATTGGGGTTCAACAAATAAAGCAGGCCTTCTTTATTTAAGTGTCTCGAGACATGAAATTTTTctatgaaacgttttttttttatgctacaaAAACTCAAATATCTGCTACAAAATGCCATTTTTCCtgctacaaaacttgaaattgctGCTACAAACTACAATTTCTTCTGctacaaaagctgctacaagaAGCCAGTTGCCAATTCCATCACTGATAGTGGAACTTTGCATTTGAACGGTTTTTTGTTCGGTGTAGTAGCTCATTTTCATATCAGTTTGTGAGGTTGTTTGAGTAGTTACAAAAGTGCTTGAGCCATGCCATGGCATTTCACTGTCACATTCATAGTGTTTCATGGATTTGTCAGACTTGGAGCTCAATTTTCTGTGAGGTAACAATGCCCTCCCTGCGTGTGATTGGGTGGAGGACTGTGTCCAGAAATATGAAGGTTTCACCTGGCCTCTGCCAGTGCAAATGGGCAGTCTTTTTACTCTGCATTGTATTAAAGCTGTCATTGGTTGTAGCAAAGCAGAATATACAAGTACATCAAGGGTTATCATAGGTTCTCTCTGGAAAGTTTCAGAATAGATATACTGTACTTTCTGGTGTATaaattgcatgttttttttctgaattttttgtcGGTGCGATTTATATTCAGCGCAAAAGAGCGCGCCACCATGCCCCATCTTTTGCCATGACCATTACTATTTTTGGAAAGAAACGCGATGTGTAAAAGAGGACAGACTCAAGTTATTATTACAATGTTATTTTATGGGCAGAATCACATAATCTTGCCACAACCAGACTgaatgcggcagcagtggcagtgctcTGCAGGTCCAGCCAGATTTTTGAAAGTTTTAGTTTCGACGCCACATCCGTTTGGCATCATGCGTTGTTGTTGCTCAATATGACGCTTCCTGTGAGGCAAAGGATCTACAATACAAAATTCAAGTTGTTAGCCGTTGGATGTCTGCCCAGAGAATGGGAACCGGGCAGCAGGGAGGCAGTTCAACATGAGCGAAAAAATCAGCTTACCACATTTTTATAGCGCTTACCAAATGCATAGATGCATATTGTGCACTGATGTGACTTATGTGCGATTTTTTTCGGAAAAACTGCTGTTTCCAGGGAGGTGCGACTTATACATTAATGTGAGTTATAGAGAGGAAAATACGATACAAATAAGCATGATAATCCACTTAAGCTGTAGGGCAGACAGTGCCTCTTTTGGTTTTTttcatgtaatacccctgtcgcccggcattcctcgaaggcctttccagcaaaggcaccttttatcaccaaaggagcgaaagcttaaaggtgcactaaagaggaatctgaactcttctttttactgcgggaactctgtccacacgttccgggcattcttcgaaacttcgaattattgtcctgtgcggctgattgccctaattaaatcagattTAACATCCCAGCTCCCGCCGTTTTTTTAAACTGaatgcggtaggtaggaggagtcaaccagcacgttagccagtcccgtggcggcttgccgctccgccatcggcggagtgacaccgaaatcaaagagtccacgtgtatttgtatttccgtgggcctaatttgcggctacattgcctgtgactgaaactgtttattcactgaaacctaaaaatcaaataaaagcgaaagcgaagccgccactggactggctaaaaggcactccacgcgtggGTTGACTCCACCTACCTACCGCATTGAGTTCaagaaaaggcgggagccgggacatttaatccAATTTAATGAGGGCAATAAGCCGCACagggcaataattcgaagtttctaagaattcccGGAACGTGTAGGTAGAGTTCCCGccgtaaaaagacgagttcagattcctcttgagtgcacctttaaaggagcagcgacgctgcgaCATGGTGCatcccaaaggtgaaacagtcgttgaggcttagcacccgctgctgtgctcgagccaGCTGAAGTGactgttttaaaattaaagtggggaattctgttcatttgttaagctcagacaatttttttcattctaattgcttgcttgaaagaactgcagcagctgctcTCATCTGCatcagcaggttttgtgtattgccttggccaccaggggcactcggtgttgctgcaacactttacactgtcttaaaatctgggcataaaatataagccagacacacctttgtatttttaaaagatgtttttcAAACATTGCTGGCTTCATCtactttttttcattgcttttactttttgacgttggatggcactgcgatcgtaGGTTcccgaaggccgcgcctttgggctccaaaggtctcgaacaggcgccttcgcctccaaggcccttagaggcaaaggcgcaacatttgtgccgtgtagctccactccttaagcctttggatataaggacccaaTTCTCAAAGACCTTTGCAGTGCCTgtatgacaggggtattacttgtTGTATAATTTCATCTTCGAACAGACTCATGAAGCGAGCTTTTTCAGTAACCTTGCTTGCTTCTTAATGTGCTAAGACGTTTCATAGTTTTTGTCCAAGGACTAAGCATTCGTTCTTCACTGTGTACTAGCTGTTTAAAAAATGAAATGAGCCAGCCAAAATGCTGCAGTCTGGTGTGCCATTCAGTATTGTCTGTAAATGATTTTGTTGTTGCAGGCCAATGAAGGGTTAAAACCAGCAGTTCAAGCTCTGCAAGACAAGGTGAAAGACTTGACTCCACCAGCAGCTGAACCAGAGCCACCAGACTCCCCTCTGTTAAGTGTACCTGTGCCCGCACCTGTGTGATTATGACTGTCTCACAAACCAGTTTCACTGCTTGGTGGgtaagaacaatttttttttattagtacTTTCAAGTGTGTCTCTCCTTTCATAGCTGCAACAGAATGATCTAACTCTGCTGAATCACAAACTTCTCAAATTAGGGGTACTTGATGTGCACATAGGTACCATATGGAGATTGCTTGCTTGGGCACATTTTAGCTTTTGAATATCATGTTTTTTAGCACTTTGTTGTTCCATACTGAACAAAGTGTACTAGTAGTACATTTTTCAAGTACAAGTAAGTAATTACTAGTAGCCCTAGATGCAAAAAATAACATTACTGAGTTTGgcaggtggctgagtggtacaaCTTTTCTTGTTATTTAAATAGTGTGCAATTGTTCTTAAGGAATTATGTCATTATATCTTAGTGCATGTGGTAAGTGGACTTCCCAGGTTAACTCTCACTACCATGGAAATATGGACGATTTGGAGtgtactgaaagaaaaatttttttcataagAAGTAACAAACCTAGCGCATATTGCAATACATGAAATTGTAGCTTATTAGTTACACTTCTGAATGAAACAAACAGCAGGGTCGTGTATGCAAAAGCACTTAGATATTTATTAGTCAAACGtggcaaaaacacaaaaaaagtatacagaaaaaaaaattaccggctGCACTAAGCCAGAACTTCGTTCGAGGAAAACTGGAATATACAAACTGTTTCTCATGTTTCTAGCTGTCATTCCTCCAAGTTTCAGCTCTGAGGAAAATTTATTGCACCTTCCAAGGCCAGTCAAGTCAGGGGTTATGACTCTGGTGCCACTGTGAAAAGCAATCACGTGAAGATGTGAACCAGAGGTAGACTTGACAGGTGCTGCACATAACGTTTGATCtttgttcatgttttgttctCTGATAGAACTTgcagttcctctttttttttccttttttttttggttggtgACGAGTGGATTCTATGGGAGGATTGGGAGCATGGGCTACTTCTACCTCATCCATACCTCATCCAAGATTTTTTGAATGAGCTGCTTCCTGAAAGCCAGCTGATCAAATTTGGCATTTTGGGCAAGGTCTGGAACATCAGGATCGATGAAATTTCATTGATGTGGTTCAAAAGCCAGGACACTTTCCAAGTCTTGCCAATAGATGCAGCCACCACTGAATCTTCCAGGTCCACTACGTacagaaaaacagcaaaaaaccGATATCGGCAAATGTTATTTGATGGCTGAAGGCCAAAATAGATGATTCCTATATTCCAATAGAGTTATAGTCGCGGCAGGTCAACAATTCCTATATGTATGATGATTCCAATGAACTTCAGCATCTCCAACGGATTCGCCTCTTCTCATGAGCCGACACGCCAAGTGTATGTTTGCCTGTCCAAAATCTTCATCCAAGCATACTTATTAGTGATTTGCTACAGAGACTTCATTACCTCCGCTGTGAAGAACATCAAGAAATAGTCGAGAGGTCGAGCAAATCTCCGAGCGCCGCTCCGCAGCGATGCGCCAACACGGACACCTGGCTGTCGTCTCATTTGAAAAACGCGATGCGACCTTGAGCATTTGGCAAACTGTCCTGGCCATATGTTGTGAAGGCCCTGAAGCATAAAAATAAACCACTCTCATCAATTACAAACCGCATGCACCGCAGAAAACACAGAGCGAACGAAAACAAAACTTACGTATGAATACACGCTTACGTTCCAGGCCCCTGAGACGAAGTCTTGCTGTCGGAACTGAAATCTGACATTTGTACATCGTTGTCTAACTTATCACTGCTGCTTTCGCCGCAAAAACCGGAACAGAAACTAGCCGAAACGCTCGGGGTTGGATTTCGATTTCAAGGAGTGCGTGGCGAAGTGGACGCCATATTCGCTGGCTGATGCGGCTGTGGCcgttcaaagtttcatttttcgcgGCACCCTCTCATGTCAATACGCTGAAACCAAAACTGCAATCAAAAGAACAGTTGTTGAGCACACAAACTAGATTACGGAGCAGGTCGCCGACACTCTGGAATGCGATTTTTGCGTGGGCAATTTGAACGTTCAAAGATGAACGATTGCCTATGGCACGGTAGCGAAAGAGCTCGAAAGATGGCAAAAATTTATGTAAAACATAAACTCAATACTAACTTGAGTTTGCTCTTCAGTATATATAGATGGGGCTCCttaacacaatttttaaaatgttGACAAGAGACTCATCAGCAAGGGCTGTGCTGATGTGATGTTAGATATCATGGTTAAAATGCAGACAGTTGGTAGCAAGGGCTCCCAAAGTTTTCtcacttaaggggggacactggtcttagagctattttccttattttgaaGCCTATCCTGATGAAATCATACAAATTTGTTCAGTTTTTTATGCTGGTTTCAaatatgtaatttttttcttgcgaaGTCAAttagtcaatgaaataattaatTTTCATTGTTCATTAATTAGTACCTCCGTGCAGAAAAATTGGCTctataaaaaattatttctaatgcaTGGCAACGTAGTACAATGACCAGAGAGTGCAACGATCGaagcagttttttcattttacccttaTTAGCAATTTTGCAGCACTTGGAATACCATCCTTCAAGTTCTGCCTATCATGCTTcaatgaactttgcaaaataaaaaagttttgaaggTTAATTAAAGAGTTCTGCTTCGATCATTGCACTCACTGCACTTCCAGCTttctttagcaaaaaaaaatacatctcTGCCCATCATAGGTGCAGAGATATCGACAAACTAAAACAAGCAGGTGTCCAAAATTTGCGTTTTGAGAAAATTGAGAAAAACAAACTAGACATAATTTATTCAAAATTTCATGAAGATATATACATATTTACATTTCTTAAGGGCTAATAAGCACCAGGCATGTAGTCAGACTGCTTGGTTTGACTAGAATGGCGCTTTTTCAGTGCCTGATGCATGGTTTCAGTAGAGGCACGCTTGCGTGCAGATTCTGCTGTCCGGCGCCTGTCTTTCTCGGTCATCCTCCTGATATTATGTTGGCCAGGGTTCATACTGAGCTCGCTCAGTATTTGGAAAGATGCCTTCAGGTTTCCCGCATTGAAGCGGACAACAGCCTCTGCAACGGCTGCTTGAACTGAAAACAGTGAAGCATGTCTCTCCTTTGGTGCAAGCGACCATATCAGCGAGTGCAGGCTTTCATTATTATTTTGAGTTTTGCCACGCAAGCAACGCTGCAGTAGCTTTGGGTCTCCCAAGCGCTCATATATGGGGAAAAGTGCTTTGCACACATGTGGCGGCAAATTATACCTGTGCTTGGGAGCGGGCTCGCCCTTGGCTGCAGCAGCGTTCTGGCGGCACCATGAGTTTGGGCCTGTTGGGCACAAAGTGTGGTTCGCTGCACTATCATTTGATGTTACATGATAGTATGTCGCCATCACGGCCTTGTGCATGGCTCCAATATCTCCAGCATGGGATTTCAGGGCCCAGCTGTAATATGATGTCAACTTAGTGACAAGGTCGCCTGTTAGCTTTCCTTTGCCACTAAGGCTCTCTTTTGCATTGCCTTTATGCTTGGCAATTGCATTGCGCAGAGCCGTGCCCATTCGCTTCTGCACATGGTTCGTGCAgtcttctttttgtatttttatatAGCCATACACAGACGATtcttgcagtgcaagaaatgtgcGGCTATCGCCATCTGAAAGGACAGTTGTGTATCTAAGGCCATGTTTTTCCCATGACCTTTCGAATAACACAAGTCCTGCCTGTACTTCCATTTCACCGGACTTTTTGTCCGTGTTTTTTTGGCACAAGTGGCTGTCACTCCATGCTTGATAGGACGGGTCGTCGTCCTTAGGCCCGCGCTCGCACCCGGCACAGAAATTGCTAAACACAACGTAATCCAGGACGAGCCCAGTAAAAAGTTCAATCACTGCACCGACACCGATGCGGGATGAATGACCCCGAGTCATCCACGAACCATCAAAAGAGACGGAAATGTTTCCGGGGTTGTCAAGGTTCAGCTCGCGGTAGAGCTGCCGAACAGAATTTGCGCTGTCCTTCAACACTTCTTCGGCTGCGCGTGTTGCTGCGGGCGTCAGCTTGCTTTTCACATAGCTCTGCCACGTTTTCGTGTGCAGGCCACGATGCGATATATTCATCGCAGCAAACACATCATTTAGCGCGGTTCGCCTATTTCCAGTACTTTGCATCGCGCGTGCAGCAAGAATGTTTACGGCAAACGGATTTATCTTTTGGCTGCCTTCCGCGCGTGGCGAGCTCCATGCCGACGCAGTGTCTCCGCAATTCACACACACGAGGGACAATTTCACCGCTAAACCATACTCGCGATTCCCTTTAGAAACGTGCACATCTCCGCCACACACTCTACACTTCACGGCACGCAACAGTTCGTTGAAGGAGTCTAAACTCACAATAGAGAAAGCACTATCGTCCGCACGGCGACCGTCTGTACCGTCAAGGGGCCAGTCGTCACAGCTTCCGATGAAATCAAGCTTTTTCTTCGTCGCTGCAGTCGATTCCAGCTCCTGCAGAATTCCTTCCGCTTTTCGCTTATTTTCAAGCAAGTCCGAAGGCTGCAGCATCGTTGTGTCGCAGCGGACGCGGCCGCTGTGCGTAGACGTCGCTGAGCTCGTTAGGCCTATTTCGTCCGCGGGGACTTCACTTGCCACTGGCTCCTGCACGTTCTCAGAGCATTCGGGTGACGCAGGACGTTTTCGGAAGTTGTCACCGCGTGCGGACTTCTTTTTGCCGAATTTATGGCGCGAACGAAATTTATTGAGAGGCATCGTTGGACCTCGGTCTCGACTGTCAACAAAATGGCGTCTTCGACGCTTCCAACGCTGGCTCAAGCAGACGATGCATGGCGGAATCCGCCAATCGGATGGCTCGATTCAGTCACGTGTGCTCAGCAGCGAATCAGACCcagcattttttgcttttttgtggcTCTTTTTCTTGGTGGCCACTGAGGGCTTGCAGCCAGCaatggcgggaaattgaagcctAGAGAGCGCTCTTTCAAACGAGCCCAACATGGCCGCGATCGGTACGGTGGAACGCCGGCTCCGCACGATGAAAAATGTGCCGTTTTTTCGTCTGCTCCTGCGCAAATTCAGACTGCGCGGTGATCTAAACTCAATAATACCCTGAAACTACTGACTTCTGGAAGAAGAGAACTGGTGAACTTGGAGAATAATAGCTGAAGATTCTGAAAATGCTATTTTCAGAAAATCggttttttggccattttttggtctcaaagacccgtgtccccccttaataaACTTCACATGTGATGCCTTTGTTGATCCATGGTTCCGTAGTCTCTGTATCATTCACACACAGTCATGTCATGAGATGCAGTCACAGTCTGCTCCACACGGACAGCATGCTGCCACAAGTTGTTAGCAAATCACCATCCTTTTAGAGTTGAACTGTTCAAGAATCACGGTCATCTATGTCGCCAATGAAGGTTTCTTTGTCTTTGAAGCAGCGTTTATCCTGGCACTAAAAACTCGCTTTTCTTTAAAGATTGGCTGACATGTTGGTTTCAGTGAGGTATATTTTTCTGAAAAATTTTTTGTAGCTCTTACAGAGTTGTTTACTATCGACACTCTCACTGTAAAgtgctgtgcatttttttttttttatagcagtTGATGGTGATGTAAGTACATAGTGTGCACATCACTAGTCAAATCTGAAGGTGCATTCAGAAGTCAGTCACTCAAGTGCAAACTTGAGCAAACAGCTGCGCGTTTGCAAATGAAAGCACGGTGGAACATAGAAATACTAGTCGTGTTTCTGCTTCACGTCAGATCTTCTCACATGAGACCGTGGTGTGGATGATATTTCAGtaagagtaaaaaaagaaagcggcTGTGCAGTGATATGGCTGGAGCAGCTGCAGCCATGTTTAAAACAGTGTACCCCAGCCATGAATTCATGGGTGTTGGTTTCTGGGTAATTTGGGTGTGCTTGCCTTTTCTTTTGCGGATCAAGAGTCAGCATTTATTTTGTTTGAAACACAGTATTGTCACGCCCATGCATACTATTTTAGTCTAGGGTTGTTCCATGTGCAACGTCCCAGGCCCAAAAGCGACCACCACTGAttcttttgaaaaaaattggGCTTGTTAGCGGTTGTGTGAATATAGGGTTTGATCAAACTGTTTTTAACGAAAAAAATTGCTTACATACCGTAGTTACACGATTGTGAGTTtacctatttttcaaaatatgaaaatccgaagtgggggggtcgacttacaatcgaaaccaaatCATGgcataaaggcgagacaaacgaggtatcaagcatgctacagcatggttgcatttctGCTGCGCGACTGTGTCGCATCGCTCTTGATGCTGGCCTTGAGCATCTGCTATGTCAACGCCCAAAACCGGCATCCCCCGCCCCCCACGCTGGGTGGCTGATAGGACTGCCATTCCGATCACGGTGGCACCGCCACTTGGAATGGCAGCGGCGCCGGAGAGTGTCGGCAGCCAATGGAAGAGGCGACACCGCTCATGCATAGTTTCACTTTGCTCTGGCGCAtctgactactgccggccgcatttcgtaagtttttaatgtagtgcttcgtcagtcatttgtgctccgggtccggtaagcgaccggcgctcgttcacgacTACGTTCAAGATGGTTGTCATTCTTTACACCGAAGAAAGGACAACTGTGTGCCATGCCGCTAGTTCGACGTTCGCAGCAGGTGATACAGATGTGGCACCTGCAGCGAGGCATAATTTTtagctgttccacgtgatgtcgtggtgtggctgtttgcgaagtgcagaATTTCTCTGCATggcgacgttagaacgacgtgctgtggcaCCACAGCAGTGATCGCGACAGCAGTGCTAGTGAGGACAATGGTGCAAGTGTAGACGAGTAGTCTAGTGAATAatgcattttcgttttggaatgtgcccacgggcacgcctGCGCGCGGCAGCTGATAGCAGCTGGTGATAATTGGTGGCCGCGAGATATTGCTCTGctgttctattattaaaggccaagcttaaacgatctctcaagattttttttttttttttctgaaatgtgattggggtggggggggtcgacatacaattgtgtaaatacagtAAGGGCACTTTAAAGTTTCCGCGAAGAAGCAAAAGTTGGTTGGGGTTTAAAAATATTGTCACAAAGTGGTGACGGCAAtgcggagagcagaaagacagcgaaaatggcgtctaaacaaaactctttatttggactgacttgcacccacaatagactgaatcactcggtggcggcgtgcaaagttactacaacattctagAACAACGTAGAATTGGTTCTGCCTGGATGCAGtcaatcaagataaatctggtTGCGTTGCGTCACAAACAGCGATAAACCGGCCTGCCGGAAActttcaagaatgaacaaacactacaaagattcgcggcattactcccctctctaagaagcatcgacccgatgctttaaaACTTAAGGCAACTAGAAATAAAATGGATTGTGAAAAATAAACGCCGAATGTCAAAACATAGCGTCCTTAATTTTTAGCGCCCATAACAGGGCTTTAGATGGATGACATGCACAACTTCTGGTTGtatgcggcgtcgctgggatgcagtcatttcatcagggacgacttcatagtccagttcacctagccgacgaagaaccttgtatggGGCTGAAATAGCAacgcaaaagtttttcactcaatccgtggcggtgaatgggcgtccaaacccagactcggtctcctggcttgtattccgcgttgcgtcttcgtaggttgtagcgtctgacGTCGGTCCTCTGCTGGTCTTTGATTCATAATAGGGCAACTTTTcaggcttcttctgcgcgttgaagtcAGGAGGCGATGTCGATGTTAACTTCTTCGGTAACATTGGTCAGCATGGCGtctagtgtggtcgtggcctccctgccatggacgagcctaaaaggcatcATCTGGGTAATCTGCACAGCGGGTGCTGCAGGCGAaggcgacgtaaggcaggatgacgtcccaagtCTTAAGTtctgcatcgacatacatggcgagcatatcggcgatggttttgttcaggcgctcggttgGCCCGTTGGTCTGTGAATGGTATGAAGTTGTCCTCCgatggctggtttggctgtaacgcaggatgccTTGCGTCAGTTCTTCTgccatgaatgctgttcctctgtccatgATGAGCGCATCGGGGGCGCAGTGTCGCAAAAGAATGcaatccacgaaaaatttggtggcTTCTGCTgttgttccgttcggtagggcttttacctcagcgtagcgggtcaggtattCGGTAGCTataatgatccacttatttctagACGTTGAATTCGGGAAAgtgccaagcaagtccatgccgatctgctgaaagggccttgtgCGAGGTTCAGTGGGGTTCAGATATCCTGCTGGTccggtgggaggggtctttcgtcgctgacattCTTGGCAGGTTTTCACGTAATGTGTGACATCGGCAAACAGTCGGggtcagtaatacttgtcttgaatgcggcggagggtgcaagaaagcccgagatgtccagctcatcgtgtgaagcctgtagaacttcttcgtggagacttgcaggtacaacatggaggtaggctgttttgtttgctGCAGAGttgttcttcacgaggacatcattctgtacacagaaggaagacagtcctcgcttgaacgaggcggagggtgaagaaaccttgccttccaagtacttgATCTAGCGTTTTAGGTTGGGATCCGAGCATTGCtactgtgcaaaagagctggagctgatgggttcCAGGTAGGCGTCCTCATTGTCGTCCGGcggtggtgcatctacagggTCTCATGACAGACAATCGTCGTCAGGGTGCTTGCGTCTGGACTTGTATACAACGGTgacatcaaactcctggagacgcagactccatcgagcaaggcagccggtccttcaaattggcaagcctgCACAGTGCATGGTGattgctgaccaccttgaacagtcgtccgtacaggtagggttGGAATTTCAACGTAGCCCAGATGATAGCAAGGCACTCCtgctcagttgtcgaatagttagcctcggccttggaaagtcaacggctagcgtatgcgattgcTTTCTCCAGTCCGTCGTTTTTCTGAATGAGGACAGCTCCTAGGCCCACACTGCTTGCATCGGTATAAATTTGAGTATCGACATTTTCATCAAAATACGCAAGGATCGATGGGGACTGTAAACAAAACTGAAGTTTCTTGAAGGCTTTTGCTTGCGGCGCTTCTCATTTAAATGGCATGTCTGCCTTTGTCAGTTGGGTCCTAGGCTCGGGGATGCGCAAAAAGTTCTTGACAAATTGTCGTTAatgtgcgcacagtccgaggaatctgtgCACAGCTTTCTTATTGGCCGGCGTTGGAAACTGTGCtacagcagctgttttctgctggtctgggtatactccttccttgctaacgatctGGCCTATAAACAGCAGCTTttataggcaaagtggcacttctctgctttcaaggttaggccagaggACTTGATTGCCTCTAGTACTGTTCAAAGCCTTTTTAGATGGTCTTCAAAGTTTAGATGGTCTtcaaagacaacgacgtcatctgaatatactagacaaatttgccactcCAGGCCTGCCAGCACCGTACCCATTactcgttgaaacgtcgctggtgcggaacagagaccaaatggcatcacctttgaactcgaagaggccatccggagtgatgaaggcagtcttctcgcaatctctttcatcgacctcaatttgccagtagccgctcttgagttccatcgatgagaaatacttggcgttgcagagccgctCCAGTGTGTCGTTGACacaggggagggggtagacggacgtcttttttgttatgttgtttaagcggcggtaatcaatgcagaaTCTAAGTGTGCCGTTTTTCTTCTTCACTAGAACAGCTGGTACCGCAAAGGGGCTCTTCGATGGCTGAATGTTGTATTTCTTCCACGTGGTCCCAGATGGCTTGTCTTTCTTGCGGTGA comes from the Amblyomma americanum isolate KBUSLIRL-KWMA chromosome 1, ASM5285725v1, whole genome shotgun sequence genome and includes:
- the LOC144114507 gene encoding uncharacterized protein LOC144114507 → MPLNKFRSRHKFGKKKSARGDNFRKRPASPECSENVQEPVASEVPADEIGLTSSATSTHSGRVRCDTTMLQPSDLLENKRKAEGILQELESTAATKKKLDFIGSCDDWPLDGTDGRRADDSAFSIVSLDSFNELLRAVKCRVCGGDVHVSKGNREYGLAVKLSLVCVNCGDTASAWSSPRAEGSQKINPFAVNILAARAMQSTGNRRTALNDVFAAMNISHRGLHTKTWQSYVKSKLTPAATRAAEEVLKDSANSVRQLYRELNLDNPGNISVSFDGSWMTRGHSSRIGVGAVIELFTGLVLDYVVFSNFCAGCERGPKDDDPSYQAWSDSHLCQKNTDKKSGEMEVQAGLVLFERSWEKHGLRYTTVLSDGDSRTFLALQESSVYGYIKIQKEDCTNHVQKRMGTALRNAIAKHKGNAKESLSGKGKLTGDLVTKLTSYYSWALKSHAGDIGAMHKAVMATYYHVTSNDSAANHTLCPTGPNSWCRQNAAAAKGEPAPKHRYNLPPHVCKALFPIYERLGDPKLLQRCLRGKTQNNNESLHSLIWSLAPKERHASLFSVQAAVAEAVVRFNAGNLKASFQILSELSMNPGQHNIRRMTEKDRRRTAESARKRASTETMHQALKKRHSSQTKQSDYMPGAY